From the genome of Vigna unguiculata chloroplast, complete genome, one region includes:
- the rps3 gene encoding ribosomal protein S3: MGQKINPLGFRLGTTQSHDSIWFAQPTKYSENIQEDKKIRDWIKNFIQKNRRISSGVEGIGEIKIQKRIDLIQVIIYMGFPKLLIEGKPQKIEELQTNMHKKLNCVNRKLNIAIVKVTNAYKHPNILAEFIAGQLKNRVSFRKAMKKAIELTEQAGTKGVQVQIAGRIDGKEIARVEWIREGRVPLQTIRAKIEYCCYTVRTIYGVLGIKVWIFSK, encoded by the coding sequence ATGGGACAAAAAATAAATCCGCTTGGTTTCAGACTTGGTACAACTCAAAGTCATGATTCTATTTGGTTTGCACAACCAACAAAATATTCTGAGAATATACAAGAAGATAAAAAAATACGAGATTGGATAAAAAATTTTATACAAAAAAATAGAAGAATATCCTCGGGTGTCGAGGGAATTGGAGAGATAAAGATTCAAAAAAGAATCGATCTGATTCAAGTCATAATATATATGGGATTTCCAAAGTTATTAATAGAGGGTAAGCCTCAAAAAATCGAAGAATTACAGACGAATATGCACAAAAAACTGAATTGTGTGAATAGAAAACTAAACATTGCTATTGTAAAAGTTACAAATGCTTATAAACACCCTAATATTCTTGCAGAATTTATAGCTGGACAATTAAAGAATAGAGTTTCATTTCGTAAAGCAATGAAAAAAGCTATTGAATTAACTGAACAAGCAGGTACAAAAGGAGTTCAAGTACAGATTGCAGGACGTATTGATGGAAAAGAAATTGCACGTGTCGAATGGATCAGAGAAGGTAGGGTTCCTCTCCAAACCATTCGAGCTAAAATTGAATATTGTTGTTATACAGTTCGAACTATTTATGGAGTTTTAGGGATAAAAGTTTGGATATTT